The following are encoded in a window of Streptomyces sp. SAT1 genomic DNA:
- a CDS encoding MerR family transcriptional regulator, with product MSYSVGQVAAFAGVTVRTLHHYDRAGLLSPGGRSHAGYRLYDDADLARLQQILFYRELGFSLDEIADILKDPQANALAHLRARQRRLGEEITRLQRLAEVAERAIEVQQTGVTLTPAERFEVFGEIAFDLSYATEAQLKWAGSEGQRESMARAAAHSKEDWRRLMREAAAWRAELLAAFDDGESADGERAMDLAEEHRLHISRWFTSCPPAMHLRIADDIVADPRAFALVVPPSQQRPGLAAYLGRAVHANAARRTDPEGDR from the coding sequence ATGAGCTACTCCGTGGGACAGGTGGCGGCGTTCGCCGGAGTGACGGTGCGCACGCTGCACCACTACGACCGGGCGGGGCTGCTGTCGCCGGGCGGCCGCAGCCACGCCGGGTACCGGCTGTACGACGACGCCGACCTGGCACGCCTCCAGCAGATCCTCTTCTACCGCGAACTGGGCTTCTCCCTCGACGAGATCGCCGACATCCTCAAGGACCCGCAGGCCAACGCGCTCGCACACCTGCGGGCCCGGCAGCGGCGGCTCGGCGAGGAGATCACCCGGCTCCAGCGGCTCGCCGAGGTCGCCGAACGGGCCATCGAGGTCCAGCAGACCGGAGTGACCCTCACCCCCGCCGAACGCTTCGAGGTCTTCGGTGAGATCGCCTTCGACCTCAGCTACGCCACCGAGGCCCAGCTCAAATGGGCCGGCTCGGAAGGACAGCGGGAGTCCATGGCTCGGGCCGCCGCGCACAGCAAGGAGGACTGGCGGCGGCTGATGCGCGAGGCCGCAGCGTGGCGCGCCGAACTGCTCGCCGCCTTCGACGACGGCGAGAGCGCCGACGGGGAACGCGCCATGGACCTCGCCGAGGAGCACCGGCTGCACATCTCGCGCTGGTTCACCTCCTGCCCGCCCGCCATGCACCTGCGCATCGCGGACGACATCGTCGCCGACCCGCGCGCCTTCGCCCTCGTCGTACCGCCCTCCCAGCAACGCCCCGGCCTCGCCGCCTACCTGGGCAGGGCCGTGCACGCCAACGCGGCCCGCCGCACCGACCCCGAGGGGGACCGATGA
- a CDS encoding glycosyltransferase, with product MRILIAAAGSRGDVDPYTGLGAGLRRAGHEVAVAAPDTFAPLVRRAGVEFRGLPARPEAQGAVTGRRDLMRGAAAFVNRLAGGFAAAVGDGTELLVLSTTTAPLGWHLAEATGLPSIGAYLQPTAPTGAFPPVVTGTRSLGRLGNRAAGRLGVRMADRLYGDAVAALRRELGLPPRTPAAERRRREAAHWPVLHGFSEHVVPRPPDWRPGLDVVGNWWPYTDPDARLPADLEDFLAAGPPPVFVGFGSMAGGHGERLSETVVRALRRAGLRGVLQSGAAGLAAEGDDILTVGEVPHTLLFPRTAAVVHHAGAGTSAAALRAGVPSVPVPVTADQPFWAARLTALGAAPAAIPFTGLTPERLADALDRAVRAPALTRSAATVAGRLAGEDGVGRVVEAVEALGRLKS from the coding sequence ATGAGGATCCTGATCGCCGCCGCCGGATCGCGGGGCGACGTCGACCCCTACACCGGTCTCGGCGCCGGGCTGCGCCGGGCCGGACACGAGGTCGCTGTCGCCGCCCCGGACACCTTCGCGCCGCTGGTCCGCCGCGCCGGAGTGGAGTTCCGCGGACTGCCGGCCCGGCCGGAGGCCCAGGGGGCCGTCACGGGCCGGCGGGACCTGATGCGCGGCGCCGCCGCGTTCGTGAACCGGCTCGCGGGAGGCTTCGCCGCCGCGGTCGGCGACGGCACCGAGCTGCTGGTGCTGTCCACCACCACCGCCCCGCTGGGCTGGCACCTCGCCGAGGCCACCGGCCTGCCGAGCATCGGCGCCTACCTCCAGCCCACCGCGCCCACCGGCGCCTTCCCGCCCGTCGTCACCGGCACCCGCTCCCTGGGCCGCCTCGGCAACCGCGCCGCGGGCCGCCTCGGAGTGCGGATGGCCGACCGCCTCTACGGCGACGCGGTCGCCGCCCTCCGCCGCGAGCTGGGCCTGCCCCCGCGCACCCCGGCCGCCGAACGCCGTCGCCGGGAGGCCGCGCACTGGCCCGTGCTGCACGGCTTCAGCGAGCACGTCGTGCCCCGCCCGCCCGACTGGCGCCCCGGCCTGGACGTCGTCGGCAACTGGTGGCCGTACACCGACCCCGACGCCCGGCTGCCCGCGGACCTGGAGGACTTCCTCGCCGCCGGGCCCCCGCCGGTGTTCGTCGGGTTCGGCTCCATGGCCGGGGGCCACGGAGAACGCCTGAGCGAGACCGTCGTACGGGCACTGCGCCGGGCCGGGCTGCGCGGCGTCCTCCAGTCCGGCGCCGCCGGCCTCGCCGCCGAGGGGGACGACATCCTCACCGTCGGCGAGGTGCCGCACACCCTGCTGTTCCCGCGCACGGCCGCCGTGGTGCACCACGCGGGCGCGGGCACCTCGGCGGCGGCCCTGCGCGCCGGGGTCCCCTCCGTCCCCGTACCGGTCACCGCCGACCAGCCGTTCTGGGCGGCCCGCCTCACCGCCCTCGGCGCCGCCCCCGCCGCGATCCCCTTCACCGGCCTGACCCCCGAGCGCCTGGCGGACGCCCTCGACCGCGCGGTACGGGCCCCGGCCCTCACCCGCTCCGCCGCCACCGTCGCCGGCCGCCTCGCGGGTGAGGACGGGGTGGGACGCGTGGTGGAGGCGGTGGAGGCCCTGGGGCGGCTGAAGAGCTGA